One genomic region from Marmota flaviventris isolate mMarFla1 chromosome 6, mMarFla1.hap1, whole genome shotgun sequence encodes:
- the LOC114099369 gene encoding HLA class II histocompatibility antigen, DM beta chain, with the protein MTTLLPLLLGLSLGCTGAGGFVAHVESTCLLDDDRNPKDFTYCISFNKDLLACWNPEEGKIAPCEFGTLYPLAQQISQYLNHNDNLLQRLRNGLQDCATHTQPFWKSLTNRTRPPSVQVAQTTPFNTREPVMLACYVWGFYPAEVTITWMKNGQFINPNNSAQKTSQPNGDWTYQTVSHLPLTPSYGDIYTCVVEHFGNPGLIFQDWTPGLSPVQTVKVSVSAVTLALGLIIFSLGCISWRNSASSSYIPLPGSNYPEGRHIS; encoded by the exons ATGACCACACTCCTGCCGCTGCTGCTGGGCCTCAGCCTGGGCTGCACAGGAGCAG GTGGCTTTGTGGCCCATGTGGAAAGCACCTGTCTCTTGGATGATGACAGGAATCCAAAGGACTTCACATATTGTATCTCCTTCAACAAGGACCTCTTGGCCTGCTGGAATCCAGAAGAGGGAAAAATAGCCCCTTGTGAATTTGGAACACTGTATCCATTGGCCCAACAAATCTCACAATACCTCAACCATAACGATAATCTGCTGCAGCGCTTGCGCAACGGACTGCAGGATTGTGCCACACACACCCAGCCCTTCTGGAAATCACTGACCAACAGAACAC GACCACCATCTGTGCAAGTAGCCCAAACCACTCCTTTTAACACAAGGGAGCCTGTGATGTTGGCCTGCTATGTGTGGGGTTTCTATCCAGCTGAGGTGACCATCACGTGGATGAAGAATGGGCAGTTTATCAACCCTAACAACAGTGCTCAGAAGACTTCCCAGCCCAATGGAGACTGGACATACCAAACCGTTTCCCATTTACCCTTAACCCCTTCTTATGGGGACATCTATACCTGTGTGGTGGAACATTTTGGGAATCCTGGGCTAATCTTTCAGGACTGGA CACCTGGGCTGTCCCCTGTGCAGACGGTGAAGGTTTCGGTGTCTGCGGTGACTCTGGCCCTGGGCCTCATCATCTTCTCTCTTGGTTGCATCAGCTGGCGGAATTCTGCGTCCTCTA GCTACATTCCCCTCCCTGGATCCAATTATCCAGAAG GACGGCACATTTCGTAG
- the LOC114099402 gene encoding HLA class II histocompatibility antigen, DM alpha chain → MDHEQSQGATLLQLLRLLWLLPHSWATPAALAPLWRDDLQNHTFRHTVFCQDGSPSIGLTETYDEDLLFSFDFSRNTRVPRLPEFADWAQDQRDASAIVFDKGFCEAMIEQIGPALEGKIPVSRGFPVAEVFTMKPLEFGKPNTLVCFISNLFPPTLTVNWQHNSVPVEGVGPTFVSAMDGLTFQAFSYLNFTPEPYDLFSCIVTHEIDRHTAIAYWVPQNALPSDFLENVLCGIAFGLGVLGIIVGTVLIIYFRKPCSGD, encoded by the exons ATGGATCATGAGCAGAGCCAGGGAGCTACGCTGCTTCAGCTGCTAAGGCTTCTGTGGCTGCTGCCCCACTCCTGGGCCACCCCTGCAG CTCTTGCTCCACTGTGGCGAGATGACCTGCAAAACCACACATTCCGACACACTGTGTTCTGCCAGGATGGGAGTCCCAGTATAGGGCTCACTGAGACCTACGACGAAGACCTGCTTTTCTCCTTTGACTTTTCCCGGAATACTCGGGTGCCCCGCCTCCCTGAATTTGCTGACTGGGCTCAGGATCAGAGAGATGCCTCTGCCATTGTATTTGACAAAGGATTCTGTGAAGCGATGATTGAGCAAATAGGCCCCGCACTTGAAGGGAAAATCCCAGTATCCAGAG GTTTCCCTGTAGCTGAGGTGTTCACAATGAAGCCCCTGGAGTTTGGCAAACCCAACACGCTGGTCTGCTTTATCAGTAATCTCTTCCCGCCCACGTTGACCGTGAACTGGCAGCATAATTCCGTCCCTGTGGAAGGAGTTGGGCCCACTTTTGTCTCAGCTATGGATGGACTCACCTTCCAGGCCTTTTCTTATTTAAACTTCACACCGGAACCCTATGACCTTTTCTCCTGCATCGTGACTCACGAAATTGACCGCCACACAGCAATTGCCTATTGGG TGCCCCAGAATGCCTTGCCTTCAGATTTCCTGGAGAATGTGCTGTGTGGCATAGCCTTTGGCCTGGGCGTGCTGGGCATCATTGTGGGCACTGTCCTCATCATCTATTTCCGGAAGCCTTGCTCAGGTG ACTGA